The genomic DNA GACAATCCTGGGGCGCCGGGTGAGAACCGAGGGGAGCTACGCTTCCGCCCACGATCCCCGGGTGGTTTTCGGGCTCGGCGACATGGCGGACATCGAGAAGCTCCGGGTGACCTGGCCGGATGGGGCGGTGGAGAGCTTCGCGCCTGCTGCTCGAGGCTCATACACGACGCTCCGGCAGGGTTCGGTGACACCCGCCGGGACATCTGCCGGGATATCTGCCGGGACATCTGCCGGAACATCTGATAGCGGAGGCCGACGTTGAGGGCCGCGGCTCTGGCAATCCTGATTGCCCTGCTGGGCTGCTCCGAGCCCCTGCCCGAGGGTAAGACTCCCGAAACCGAGCCGCCGGAGCAGACCCAGAGGCCGGAGCCGGCGGCTGCGGCCCTCGAGGCCATACCCAGGCCCGACCTCGCGGCGTTCGCCGAACCGGTTCAGCGCCAGGTGGCCGAGGAGTTGGAGGAGCTGGATCGGCTGCTGGCGGATCCGTCTGCCGAGACCGGAGAACTGCTCGAGCGCTTCGGACGGATCGGGCGGATTTATCATGCCTATGGGCTTCTGAAACCGGCCGAGGCCGCCTACCGCAACGCCGAGCGGCTCGGGCCGGAAGATCACCGCTGGCCCTATTTGCAGGGCGTCGTCGCGCTCACCCGTGGCGATTCCGAGGGCGCGGCGACAAGTTTCTCCGCCGCCCGCGATTTGGCGCCGGAGGATCTGCCCTCGGTTTTGAGGCTCGCGGAGTTGAAGCTTCAGGAAAACCGAATGGACGAGGCTACCGTCTTGTTCGAGAGTGCGCTAACGCTCGAGCCGGAGTCGGCGACGGCGCTCCTGGGCTTGGCCCGGGTGGCATCGGCCGAAGGCGATCACCGGACGGCAATCGAAGGTTTTCACAAGGTTCTGAAGCTCGAGCCCGAGGCCAGGAGCGTGCACTATCTTCTGGGGCTGGCCTATCAGCGATCCGGAGACGAAGAGGCGGCCGCCCGGCACATCGCGCAGCGGGGTGTGCGCGGGGTGACCTTTGCCGACCCACTGGTGGACGGTTTCCCGGATCTCACCTCGGGCATCGGCGTCCACTTCGATCGGGGAGTGCGCGCCCTGGGCGAGGGCCGCTACCAGGAGTCGATCGACGAATACCGGGCGGCTCTCGAGATCGAGCCCGAGAACCTGACGGCACTGAGGGGGCTGGGGCTGGCTCTGGCGGCCGACGAGCGGCATCAGGAGGCTGCCGGCTACTTTCGAGAAATGCTCCGAATCGAGCCGGGACACAGGCTGGCGCGCATGGAACTCGGGGCGACCTTGCTCGAGTCCGGTGATCTCGACGGAGCCGTCGCCAGCCTCGAGGAGGCCGTGCGGATCGACCCGGACTTCAGGCAGGCGCAGTTCAATCTGGCCGTTGCCCATGCCAGGGCGGGCCGGTTGGAGCCGGCGGTCGCGAGATTCCGGGAGGTCTTGCGGATCGATCCCCGCGATCGGGGGGGCCTGTACGAACTCGGCGTTGTTCTGGATCGACTTGGCAGAACGGAGGACGCCGCGGCACACCTCCAGCGCGCGGTGGACCTCTATCCGTCAATGGGTGTCGCCCGACAACGTCTCGGTGACGTTCTAGGGCGTTTGGGAGACGATGACGGGGCGCTCGAGCAGTATCAAGCGGTTCTGGCCTTGAATGCCCCAGATCCGGAGAAGGCGTTTTCGCACTATCAGATCGGTCGCATCTTAGCCGCGCGCCAAGCCGACGCCGAGGCGATCGTCGAGTTCCGAGAGGCCCTTCGCCTCTTGCCGGAATTGCTGGAGGCCCGTTTGTCTATTGGCGAGGCGCTAGCCCGTCAAGCGAGGTTTGCCGAGGCGGCGCTCGAGTTCGAGTCGATCGTCCAGGTCAATCGCGACAACATTCACGCTCGCCGACGCTGGGCCGAGGCTCTCATTCTCGACGGTCAGCACGCCGCGGCGCGAAGGGCGCTCGAGGACGGCTTGGCGGCGATGCCCCAGAGCGGCGAGTTGGCTCATGATCTTGCCCGGTTCCTGGCGACGGCGCCAGCGGCCAACCTCCGGGACGGTGATCGAGCCCTAGCCCTTGCCGAAGGAGCGTACAAAGCCGAGCAGAACCTGACACACGCTGAGACCATCGCGATGGCCCTTGCCGAGGGCGAGCGATTCGAGGAAGCAGCGAAGTGGCAAAGTCACCTCATCACGCAGGCCGAGGCGGCAAGCTTGAGCGAAGACCTCCCTCGACTGCGTGCGAATCTGGACCGCTATCGGAGTCGGCAGCCGGTACGACGCGGCGGCGGATGAAACATCGAACCCAGTCAATTGGTCTCGGGCTGGCCCTGGCGTTGCTGGTCTTCGCGCCTAGGCCCTCGATGGCTGCAGAGGCTGCCTTTACCGAGGTCGCGTCCGAGGTGGGGCTCGATTTCCGCCATTTCAACGATGCAACGGGGGAGTATCACTACCCCGAGATCATGGCCTCCGGGGGTGGATTGCTCGACTACGACAACGATGGCGACTTGGACGTCTATCTGCCGCAGGGAACCGCTCTGAGTGCCGGGCCCTCCGCGCGCCTTGAGGCCGACCCTCGAGCGTTTGTCGATCGCCTCTATCGCAACGACCTCGAGATCCTCGCGAACGGGACCCGCGAAGTGACGTTTGTTGATATGACGAACGAGAGCGGCATACGGGCGGATGGCTATGGCATGGGCGTTGCCACCGGCGACTACAACAACGACGGCTGGCTCGACATCTACGTGACCAACTACGGCGCCAATCAGATGTGGCGGAACAACGGCGACGGAACCTTCGCCGATGTCACTGTCGAGACCGGAACCGACGACCAGCGATGGAGCATCTCCGCGGTCTTCGTCGACTACGATCGCGACGGTTGGCTGGACCTCTACGTGACCAACTACGTTGACTGGGCCATCGCGAGCCACAAACCGTGCCGCTCGTATACCGGCGCTCTCGACTATTGCGGCCCCCTGGCCTACAACCCGGAGCCGGATCGTCTGTTCCACAACCGGGGTGATGGGAGTTTCGAGGTGGTCTCCGCGGCCAGTGGCATAGGCGTAGTCGCGGGACGTGGCATGGGCGTCGTTCCCACCGACGTCAATCAAGATGGTTGGCTCGACTTCTATGTCGCCAATGACGGGATGGCGAACTGGATGTGGGTGAACAACCGTGACGGAACCTTCTCGAATCAGGCTCTTATCGGCGGTACGGCGTTCAACGGCGAAGGCCGTCCCGAAGCGGGCATGGGGGTTGCCGCCGGCGATTTCGACGGCGACGGCGACGAGGATCTCATCGTTTCTCACCTGAGCCGCGAGACCAACACGCTTTTCGAGCATGTCTCGGACGGCTTTTTCGAGGATTCCTCGCTGATCACCGGGCTGGGGCTTCCGAGTTGGGAGTTCACCGGCTTTGGTATCGCCTGGATCGACTACAACAATGATGGCTGGCTCGACCTCGCAGTGGTCAACGGCGCCGTCAAGCGGCTCGAGGCGTTGGCACGAAAGGCCGACGACTACCCCTTTCACCAGCCGAATCAGCTCTTTCGGAACCTGGGGAAGGGTCGCTTCGCCGACGCGACCGCGGCCCTCGGGACGGCCGCTGACCAGTCCGAGGTGAGCCGAGGTCTGGCAGTTGGAGACGTTGATAACGACGGCGATCCCGATTTTCTGATCACCAACGACAATGGGCCGGTGAGGCTCTTGCGAAACGACCTCGGCGATCGAAACAACTGGCTAGGGGCACGGCTGTTGGGAAAAACAGGGCCTCGCGGCATGCTGGGGACCTGGACCGAGCTTGAAACCTCGCAAGGGCAAAGCCTGGGGAGACAGGTCCGCACCGGCGGTAGTTATGGCTCGGCCAGCGACGAGCGACTTCTTTTCGGCCTGGGACAAGGTACCGCCACCCTGTTGCGTGCGGCATGGCCATCGGGTCGGGAGTCGAAATGGGCTCTGGATCTCGGCAGCCGATACCTGACGTTTTTCGAGCCCGAAGCCCGATGAGGTGGAAAGACTGAGTAGCAGGCAGAAGCGACCCACCATC from bacterium includes the following:
- a CDS encoding tetratricopeptide repeat protein; translated protein: MRAAALAILIALLGCSEPLPEGKTPETEPPEQTQRPEPAAAALEAIPRPDLAAFAEPVQRQVAEELEELDRLLADPSAETGELLERFGRIGRIYHAYGLLKPAEAAYRNAERLGPEDHRWPYLQGVVALTRGDSEGAATSFSAARDLAPEDLPSVLRLAELKLQENRMDEATVLFESALTLEPESATALLGLARVASAEGDHRTAIEGFHKVLKLEPEARSVHYLLGLAYQRSGDEEAAARHIAQRGVRGVTFADPLVDGFPDLTSGIGVHFDRGVRALGEGRYQESIDEYRAALEIEPENLTALRGLGLALAADERHQEAAGYFREMLRIEPGHRLARMELGATLLESGDLDGAVASLEEAVRIDPDFRQAQFNLAVAHARAGRLEPAVARFREVLRIDPRDRGGLYELGVVLDRLGRTEDAAAHLQRAVDLYPSMGVARQRLGDVLGRLGDDDGALEQYQAVLALNAPDPEKAFSHYQIGRILAARQADAEAIVEFREALRLLPELLEARLSIGEALARQARFAEAALEFESIVQVNRDNIHARRRWAEALILDGQHAAARRALEDGLAAMPQSGELAHDLARFLATAPAANLRDGDRALALAEGAYKAEQNLTHAETIAMALAEGERFEEAAKWQSHLITQAEAASLSEDLPRLRANLDRYRSRQPVRRGGG
- a CDS encoding CRTAC1 family protein; this encodes MKHRTQSIGLGLALALLVFAPRPSMAAEAAFTEVASEVGLDFRHFNDATGEYHYPEIMASGGGLLDYDNDGDLDVYLPQGTALSAGPSARLEADPRAFVDRLYRNDLEILANGTREVTFVDMTNESGIRADGYGMGVATGDYNNDGWLDIYVTNYGANQMWRNNGDGTFADVTVETGTDDQRWSISAVFVDYDRDGWLDLYVTNYVDWAIASHKPCRSYTGALDYCGPLAYNPEPDRLFHNRGDGSFEVVSAASGIGVVAGRGMGVVPTDVNQDGWLDFYVANDGMANWMWVNNRDGTFSNQALIGGTAFNGEGRPEAGMGVAAGDFDGDGDEDLIVSHLSRETNTLFEHVSDGFFEDSSLITGLGLPSWEFTGFGIAWIDYNNDGWLDLAVVNGAVKRLEALARKADDYPFHQPNQLFRNLGKGRFADATAALGTAADQSEVSRGLAVGDVDNDGDPDFLITNDNGPVRLLRNDLGDRNNWLGARLLGKTGPRGMLGTWTELETSQGQSLGRQVRTGGSYGSASDERLLFGLGQGTATLLRAAWPSGRESKWALDLGSRYLTFFEPEAR